In Arthrobacter sp. Marseille-P9274, the sequence TCGGAAGAATTCACGAACGACTTCATCAACTCGATCCGCGACGACGAGGGCGCCAGCTTCAAGCATCTGTACCGCAACGTGGACATCCTCCTCATCGACGACATCCAGTTCCTTGCCAATAAGGACGCGACGCAGGAAGAGTTTTTCCACACCTTCAACGCGCTGCACAACCACAACAAGCAGGTGGTCATCACCTCCGACCTTCCGCCGAAGCAGCTGTCAGGCTTCGAAGAGCGGATGCGTTCCCGCTTCGAATGGGGACTCCTGACCGACATCCAGCCGCCCGAGCTGGAAACCCGCATCGCGATCCTCCGCAAGAAGGCAATCAGCGAAGGCCTGTCCGTACCTGACGAAGTCCTGGAATACATCGGCACCAAGATCTCCACGAATATCCGCGAACTCGAAGGCGCCCTGATCCGCGTCACAGCTTTCGCCAGCCTCAACCGCCAGGCTGTGGACATGGGCCTGGCCGAGATTGTCCTCAAGGACTTGATCACCGACGACGGCGCCCAGGAGATCACGTCGGCCACGATCCTGGGGCAGACAGCTGCCTACTTCAAGCTGAGCCTTGATGAGTTGAAGAGCAAGTCCCGGACGCGCACGCTGGTCACTGCACGCCAGATCGCGATGTACCTGTGCCGCGAGCTGACCGACATGTCCCTGCCCAAGATCGGGCAGGAACTTGGAGGACGCGACCACACCACCGTGATCCACGCGGACAGGAAAATCCGGGAACTGATGGCAGAGCGGCGCGCCATCTACAACCAGGTGACGGAACTGACCAACCTGATCAAGCAACAGCAGCGCGACAACTGAAACCCGGGCCAGTCGGCAAGGGCGGTACCTCACGACTCCCGGTTCCTGAACTACGCGGGCCGGCCGGAGGGCAAGCTTTTGCTTGCCGTCCACAGATAGATCCCTCCAGCGCCCGACTCAGCCCCCTGCACTCCAGCGCACCATGGCATTCCTGGCCGTTGGAGGGAAAGCCACTAAACAAGCACCCTGCCTTGAGCCATCCAGGCGGACGGGGCGCCGCGTCCCGGAGATCGCCTTAGGCAGTCAGCCCCTTGGGCAGCGCTCCGAATGCCCGATTTCGTGCCGTTTCTGTTCAACACCCCGAAATTAACAGGTGTGGACAAACCTGTGGATTCTTAAGTGGAGAACCACCACCCATCGAGGGAAAACTGAGGGGGTTGCTGTGGATCTGCGGAACACCGGGATTTTTCATCCACAAGATGTGCCTCCTGAACCCCTCTATGGATGCACATCTTGTGAACAGCCGAATTTCGCGTGCTGACGGGGCCAAGTGGAGTTATCCACAGTTTCCACAGTAGTTATTAACACTACGAATCCCATTTTTTGGGCTTTGCCAAATAACATCTGCTTTCCCACCAGCCTCGAACCTTCGCAAACCCACAGACCGCTACCGCTCGATGCGTGAACCGCCGCGCGGCGGCTAAGCTTGCACAGAGAATTGTTGTCATTGGCCTTCCGCTGCCGAACCGCCCCGACTGGAGCCGGCCGGAGAACGCCAATGACCTTCCCCGGCATGTTCGTTGCGAAAGGCGGCACACTTCAGTGAAGTTCAGAGTTGATCGGGATGTCCTGGCTGAGGCCGTTACGTGGACAGCCCGCTCGCTGTCTCCTCGCCCACCCGTACCCGTGCTTTCGGGCCTGCTCATCAACGCCGAAAACGGCACGGTCAGCCTGGCCAGCTTCGACTACGAAATCTCGGCACGCCTACAGATTCCAGCCGACGTCAGCGAAGAAGGAACGATCCTCGTCTCCGGCCGGCTGCTGGCCGACATCTCACGCAGCTTGCCGTCGGCACCGGTCGATATCGAAACGGACGGCTCCAAGGTCACGCTGACCTGCCGCAGCAGCCGGTTCAACCTGGCCACCATGCCGGTTGCGGACTACCCCGAGCTGCCCGCGTTGCCGGAAACCAGCGGAATTGTCGACGGAGACGCCTTCGCCGAAGCCGTCAGCCAGGTCATCATTGCTGCCAGCCGTGATGACACCTTGCCGATCCTCACCGGCGTGCGCATGGAGATCGAGGACGACCAAATCACGCTGCTCTCGACGGACCGCTACCGGCTTGCCCTTCGGGAACTGAAGTGGCGGCCCGCCACACCGGGCATTTCCACCAGTGCCCTGGTCAAGGCCAAGACCCTCAGCGAAGTCGCGAAGACTCTTGGCGGAGCGGGCGATCTCAGCATCGCGCTGTCCGACAACAGCGAACTCATCGGCTTTGAAAGCGGCGGCCGGCGGACAACGTCGCTGCTCGTGGACGGCGACTACCCCAAGATCCGTTCGCTGTTCCCGGAGAACACCCCGATCCATGCCACCGTGGAAACGTCAGTCCTGGTTGAGGCAGTCCGGCGCGTCTCGCTGGTGGCCGAGCGGAACACCCCGGTGCGGCTTGCCTTCACCCAGGGCCAGCTGGCCCTCGACGCCGGCACCGGCGAAGATGCGCAGGCCTCCGAGGTGCTTGAAGCCGCGCTGATCGGCGACGACATCACGGTCGCCTTCAACCCGCATTACCTGTCCGAAGGCCTGAACGCGTTCAGCAGCAAGTACGTCCGGTTCTCTTTCACGACGCCGCCAAAGCCTGCCGTCCTGTCGGCCCAGGATGACCTCGAGGGCCAGGACCGGGAAGACTATCGCTACCTGCTCATGCCGGTTCGCCTGCCCAACCAGTAGGCGGCGCCCCACCCACCGCCTGCACGTCCGGCCACAACCGCGGAAAGAGGGATCCACATGCACATAGGCCTGATCGGCCTCGGCAGAATGGGTTTCAACATGCGCAAACGCTTCCGGGAAGGCGGGATCGAGGTCACCGGGTATGACCGAAATGCGGACGTGACCGACGTCGAAACCCTCGACCAGCTGGTGGCGGCTCTTCCGGCTCCGCGGACCGTGTGGGTGATGGTTCCGGCCGGCGAGGTCACTGCATCGGTTATCGCCGATCTTGCGGACAAGCTGGCGGCGGGCGACCTCGTGATCGACGGCGGCAATTCGAAGTACACCGAGGACCAGAAGCACCATGAGTTGCTCGCAGCGCGCGGGATCGATTTCATCGATGTCGGCGTTTCCGGAGGCATCTGGGGCCTGGCCAACGGCTACGGCCTGATGGCCGGCGGCAGCCCCGAACGTATCGCCGCCGCAATGCCGTTGTTCGACGCGCTGCGACCGGAAGGGCCGCGCGAACAGAGTTTCGTCCATGTCGGTGAAATCGGGGCCGGGCACTACGCGAAGATGGTGCACAACGGCGTCGAGTACGGACTTATGCAGGCCTATGCCGAAGGGTACGAGCTGCTCGAGGCCAAGGACATCGTCAAGGATGTTCCCGGGACCTTCCGAGCTTGGCAGAAGGGCACCGTAGTGCGGTCCTGGCTGCTCGATCTGATGGTGAAGGCCTTGGAGGAGGATCCGGGCCTCGCCCGGACCGCCGGCTACGTCGAGGATTCGGGCGAGGGCCGATGGACCGTCGCGGAAGCCCTCGACAACGCCGTTCCCGCCCCGGCCATTACGGCCGCGGTTTTCGCCAGGTTCGCCTCAAGGCAGGAAGACGCCCCGGCCATGAAAATGGTGGCGGCCCTTCGCAATCAGTTCGGCGGACACGCCGTACGCAAGCCCGGTCAAGGCCGGGAGACCAACCAGAAGTAGCCCGTTCAAGGTGTTTGTAGAGTACTTATCGCTGACCGATTTCCGGACCTACCCGCAGCTTGACCTCGCCCTGCAGCCGGGGACAACCGTGCTGGTCGGCCCCAACGGCATCGGCAAGACCAACATTGTCGAAGCCATCGGCTACCTGGCCTCGCTGTCGTCCCACCGCGTGAGCTCGGACGGACCGCTGGTTCGGTTCGGAGCCGAGCAGGCTCTGGTCCGGGCCAAAGTGGTCCGCGGCGGACAGGCCACCTCTCTTGAGCTTGAACTCAATCCCGGCAAGGCGAACCGGGTGCGCATCAACCGGGCCAACCCGGTGCGGGCCCGGGATTCCCTGGGCATCCTGCGGACGGTCTTGTTCGCGCCGGAGGACCTGGCACTGGTGAAGGGCGACCCGGGAAACCGACGCCGCTTCCTCGACGAACTGCTCACAAGTCTGGTTCCCCATCACGCGGCGACCCGGAGCGACTTCGAGCGGGTACTCAAGCAGCGCAACGCCCTGCTCAAATCCGCCCGCAGCAGCGGTCGCTTCACGGCAGCCCACGAGTCGACGCTTGAGGTCTGGGACCAGCACATGGCACAGGCCGGCGCCGCCCTGCTGCGCGGCAGGCTGGATGTGGTGCGGCTGGTCCAACCGCACCTGCACGCCGCGTATGCCTCGCTGACCGACGGGTCCAAGGCCGCGCAGGCTGTCTACAGGTCCACGATCGACACCCAGCTTTCGGACGACGGGGAGATAGAGAACGACGGCGGAGCATCACCGGGGCTGCTGGAGGACCTGAGCGTTCCTGAACTGGCGCAAAAATACCTCGACGAGTTCAAGCGACAGCGGAAAAAGGAAGTCGAGCGCGGTGTTTCGCTGGTCGGACCGCATCGTGACGAGCTGGAGTTGTTGCTCGGTCCGGCGCCGGCCAAGGGGTATGCGTCGCACGGCGAAACCTGGTCGATGGCGTTGTCGCTTCGGCTCGCCTCCTACCATGTCTTCTGCGAGGACGACCGGTCGCCGGGAGCGACTCCGGTGCTCATCCTGGACGATGTCTTCGCCGAGCTGGACACCGGCCGCAGGAACCGGCTGGCCGAGGTGGTCTCCGGGGCGGAGCAGGTCATCGTCACGGCCGCTGTCGCGGAGGATATTCCGGCGGCGCTCCAGGGCGCACAGCTGGTGGTGGTTTCCGGGGGTGTGACCGCCGGTGCCAGCTAAGGAACCTCATCCTGAGGAACGCGACGAGATCGACGCCGCCAAGGCGATGCTGAACCGGGTCAGGGAGGCGGCCACCAACCGCGGCGAGGTGCGCGCCCGAGGCGGGAACCGCCGTCGTACTTCCGGCAAATCCCCCGTTGAGCGCGGCACCCTTTCCCACAGCGGCGGGCGTGATCCACAGGGGCTCGGCACGGTCTTCGGCCGCCTGGTCCGCGACCGGGGCTGGGCGTCCCCCGTTGCGGTGGGTTCGGTCATCTCGCGCTGGGACGAACTCGTCGGCGGGGACATCGCCGCGCACTGTCGGCCGGAAAGCTTCCAGGATTCGACCGTGCAGGTGCGCTGCGATTCCACGGCCTGGGCGACGCAGCTGCGGCTGCTCACCACCCCTTTGCTGAAGCGGTTCGACGAGGCTCTGGGCCCCGGCGTCGTCACTAAAATCCAGGTCTTGGCGCCGGCTGCCCCGAACTGGCGCAAGGGCAAGCGGACTGTGGGCGGCCGCGGACCGCGCGATACCTACGGCTGATTTCCACAGAGATATCCACAATCCGGGCCGAGGCAGCGGCGGAATGCGCAGGCGGCGTGTAGAGCGTAGCGGAGCCCTCCGGACATACCGGCCCCCATCCGGCACCCGGAAAATGCCGCACGTGCCATGTTCTTGCCCGTTCAGGGGCATTTAAGGCAAGATTCCACCCCGCGACACGGTAGAATTGCGGGTGCGGCGCCTTTCCCGTACGGGAGGGCGCCGGAACATGAGACGGAACTTGAGGAGTCGACGGCAACTGTGGCGCAGGACAACGAGCAGGCAAACACCGGCCCAGAATCTCCGGAGCAGCAGGAAACCCCCGCGCACGGGTACGGCGCCGGCGACATCACCGTCCTCGAGGGGCTCGAGGCAGTCCGCAAGCGCCCGGGCATGTACATCGGTTCCACGGGACCGCGCGGCCTGCACCACCTGGTGTACGAGGTGGTCGACAACTCGGTGGACGAGGCGCTGGCCGGCTACTGTGACACCATCGACGTGACGCTGCTGGCCGACGGCGGCGTCCGGGTGAGGGACAACGGCCGCGGCATCCCGGTGGACATGCACCCGAGCGAGGGCCGTCCGACGGTCCAGGTCGTCATGACCATCCTGCACGCGGGCGGCAAGTTCGGCGGCGGCGGCTACGCCGTCTCCGGCGGCCTCCACGGCGTGGGCATTTCCGTGGTCAACGCGCTCTCCCGCCGGGTCGAGACGGAGGTGCGGCGCCAGGGCTTCGTATGGCACCAGTCCTTTGCCGACGGCGGCAAGCCGGTCGGTGACCTGCGCAAGGGCGAGCCGACGGAAGAGACCGGCACCATCCAGACGTTCTGGCCGGACCCGGAGATCTTCGAGGTCACCGAGTTCGATTTCGAGACGCTCCGCGCGCGCTTCCAGCAGATGGCGTTCCTGAATAAGGGCCTGAAGATCACGCTGACGGACGAGCGCAACCCGGAATCCAACATCTCCGAGGACGAGGACGTCAACCTGGACGCCACGGCGTCGGACGTGGAGATGACCCCCGAGCACCGCAAGGTCGTCTACAAGTATGACAACGGCCTGCTGGACTACGTCACCCACCTGAACTCCTCGAAGAAGGTGGACGTGATCCACCCGGAGGTGATCGCGTTCGAGAGCGAGGACCCCGAGCGGCGGATGTCGGTCGAGGTCGCGATGCAGTGGACCACGTCCTACTCGGAGAGCGTCCATACCTACGCCAACACGATCAACACGCACGAGGGCGGCACCCACGAAGAGGGCTTCCGCGCCGCCATGACCACCCTGATCAACCGCTATGCGCGGGAGAAGAACCTGATCAAGGAGAAGGAAGACAACCTCACCGGCGAGGACATCCGCGAGGGCCTGACCGCGGTGATCTCGATGAAGCTGGGCGAGCCGCAGTTCGAGGGCCAGACGAAGACCAAGCTCGGCAACTCGGAGGCGCGCGGCTTCGTCCAGCGCGTCATGGGCGAAGAACTGAGCGACTGGCTCGAGCGCAACCCCGGCCCGGCGCGGGACGTCATCCGCAAGTCCGTCCAGGCCTCGCAGGCCCGGCTGGCCGCGCGCAAGGCCCGGGAATCCACCCGCCGCAAGGGCCTGCTGGAATCCGGCGGCATGCCGGGCAAGCTCAAGGACTGCTCCTCCAAGGATCCGTCCGTGTCCGAGATCTACATCGTGGAGGGTGACTCGGCCGGCGGTTCTGCCGTGCGCGGCCGGAATCCGGAAACCCAGGCGATCCTGCCGCTGCGCGGCAAGATCCTGAACGTGGAGCGGGCCCGCCTGGACCGGGCGCTCGGCAACGCCGAGGTCCAGGCCATGATCACCGCGTTCGGCGCAGGCATCGGCGAGGACTTCGACGTCGAAAAGGCCCGCTACCACAAGATCGTGCTGATGGCGGATGCGGACGTGGACGGCCAGCACATCACCACGCTGCTGCTTACCCTGTTGTTCCGCTACATGCGGCCGCTGATCGAGGAAGGCTACGTGTACCTGGCGCAGCCGCCGCTGTATCGCATCAAGTGGTCCAACCATGCGCACGACTACGTGTTCAGCGACCGGGAACGGGACGAATGTGTCCGCAAGGGCCTGGCCAACAACCAGCGCCTGCCCAAGGAGAACGGCATCCAGCGCTACAAGGGCCTGGGCGAGATGGACTACACGGAACTGTGGGATACCACGATGGATCCGGAGCACCGCACGCTGCTGCAGGTCACCATGGAGGACGCCGCAGCCGCGGACCAGATCTTCGCCGTGCTGATGGGCGAAGACGTGGAGTCGCGCCGCACCTTCATCCAGCAGAACGCGAAGGATGTGCGGTTCCTGGACATCTAGTCCGGCCCGCATCATCCCTGCCTCGGCGACCCCTGACTTTCACAGAAGGAACTGATTTATGAGCGACGAAGAGACCCCGGACCTGCCGGAGAACGCAACCGGCGGAGACGCTCCCTTGGAGGGGGAGGTGCTGACGGACCGGGTGGAGCAGGTGGACCTGCAGACCGAGATGCAGCGTTCCTACCTCGACTACGCCATGGCTGTCATCGTGGGTCGTGCGCTGCCGGACGTGCGGGACGGCCTCAAGCCCGTGCACCGGCGCGTGCTGTACGCAATGTTCGACGGCGGCTACCGGCCGGAGCGCGCCTTCAATAAGTGTGCGCGCGTGGTCGGCGAAGTCATGGGCCAGTACCACCCGCACGGCGACTCGGCTATCTACGATGCCTTGGTGCGCCTGATCCAGGACTGGATCATGCGGTATCCGCTGGCCCTCGGCCAGGGCAACTTCGGTTCCCCCGGCAACGACGGCGCGGCCGCCCCGCGTTACACCGAGACCAAAATGGCGCCGCTGGCCATGGAGATGGTCCGGGACATCGACGAGGAAACCGTCGATTTCCAGGACAACTACGACGGCAAGAACCAGGAACCGACCATCCTGCCGGCGCGCTTCCCGAACCTGCTGGTCAACGGCTCCTCGGGCATCGCCGTCGGTATGGCCACCAATATTCCGCCGCACAACCTGCGCGAGGTGGCCGAGGGTGTGCAGTGGTACCTGGACCACCCGGAGGCCAGCCGCGAGGAGCTGCTCGAGGCACTGCTCCAGCGGATCAAGGGCCCGGACTTTCCGACGGGTGCCCAGATCCTGGGGCACAAGGGCATCGAGGACGCCTACCGGACCGGCCGCGGCTCAATCACCATGCGCGCCGTGGTCAATGTCGAGGAGCTGCAGGGCCGCACATGCCTGGTGGTCACCGAACTGCCGTACCAGGCCAATCCGGACAACCTTGCGGTCAAGATCGCGGACCTGGTCAAGGACGGCAAGGTCGGCGGCATTGCGGACATGCGCGACGAGACGTCCGGCCGCACCGGCCAGCGGCTGGTCATCGTGCTCAAGCGCGACGCCGTCGCCAAGGTCGTGCTGAACAACCTCTACAAGCACACGCAGCTGCAGGAGAATTTCGCCGCGAACATGCTGGCGATCGTCGACGGGGTGCCGCGTACGCTGACGCTGGACGCCTTCGTCCGCCACTGGGTCACACACCAGCTGGAAGTCATCGTCCGCCGCACCCGGTACCGGCTGCGCAAGGCGGAGGAAGAGGCACACATCCTGCGCGGCCTGCTGAAGGCGCTGGATGCGCTGGACGAGGTCATCGCCCTGATTCGCGCGTCGGCCACCACCGAGGAAGCGCGTGACGGCCTGATTGGGCTGCTGGACATCGACGAGCTGCAGGCCCGGGCCATCCTCGATATGCAGCTGCGCCGGCTGGCCGCCCTCGAACGGCAGAAGATCCAGGACCGGCACGCCGAACTCGAGCGGATGATCACGGAGTTCAACCGGATCCTCGCGTCCGAGCAGGTCCAGCGCGGGATCGTCAGCGACGAGCTCGCAGAGATCGTGGCCAAGTACGGCGACGACCGCCGGACCCAGATCATGATGGGCTACGGCGGCGATATGAGCATGGAGGACCTCATCCCCGAAGAGGAGATGGTGGTCACCATTACCCGCGGCGGGTACGTCAAGCGCACGCGCAGCGACAACTACCGGTCCCAGCAGCGCGGTGGCAAGGGCATCCGCGGCGCGCAGTTGCGCGGCGATGACATCGTGGAGCACTTCTTCGTGACGACGACGCACCACTGGCTGCTGTTCTTCACCAACCTGGGCCGCGTGTACCGGGCCAAGACGTACGAGCTGGCCGAGGGCGGACGGGACGCGAAGGGCCAGCACGTGGCGAACCTGATGGCGTTCCAGCCGGACGAGCGGATCGCCCAGGTCCTGGACCTGAGGGATTACCAGCAGGCTCCGTACCTGGTCCTGGCGACGAAGCGCGGGCTGATCAAGAAGACCCGGCTGGAGGACTACGACACCAACCGGTCGGCCGGCGTTATCGCGATCAACCTGCGCGAGGGCGACGAACTGGTGTCGGCCCGCCTGGTTTCCGAGACGGACGACCTGATGCTGGTTTCCGGCCGCGGGCAGTCGCTCCGGTTTACCGCGACGGATGAGGCTCTGCGCCCGATGGGCCGCGCGACCTCCGGCGTCACTGGCATGAAGTTCCGCGAGGACGACGAGCTCCTTGCGGCCGATGTGGTGACCGATGAGTCCTTCGTCTTCATCGTCACGGCCGGCGGCTACGCCAAGCGCACCAAGGTCGAGGAATACCGGGTGCAGGGCCGCGGCGGCCTGGGCATCAAGGTCGGCAAGTACCAGGAAGAACGGGGCCACCTGGTCGGGGCCCTCATCGTCCAGGAAGAGGACGAGGTCCTTGTGGTCATGGCCAGTGGAAAGGTCGTCCGTTCCAGCGTGACCGGCGTGCCTGCCAAGGGCCGGGACACCATGGGCGTTATCTTTGCTAAACCGGACAAGAAGGACCGCATTATCGCCGTCGCACGCAACACCGAGCGCACCCTCACGGTTGAGGACGACGACGAGCAACCGGCCGAGGGATTGGTAGAGGTCTCGGTCGTGCCGGAATCTGCGCAGCAGGCTACGGATGAAGTACCGTTGAATGCAGATCAGCTGCCGGCTGAGGCAGATGGTGCCGAGCAGGGGCCCGAAGACGGAGGTAACGAGTGAGTACGCCTAACACGCCACGGCCGGGTGCCCGGCCGGCCAACGCACCACGGGCGGGAACAACTCGCACTGCTACACCGGCCAAGCCGACCCAACGGCCCTCCGCCGGAGCGGCCCAGAAGCCGGGCGCCGCGCGCCAGGTACCTCAGCGTCCCGCCCAGCGGCCGAGCAACGGGCAGGGTGGCCGGCCCGGACTGGTGCGGCCCGCACCGAAGGCCAAGGCCCGGCGGGCGCGCCTGCTGGTCAGCAAGGTCGATCCGTGGTCGGTGCTGAAGATGGCCTTCCTGCTTTCCGTTGCCCTCGGCATCGTCACGGTGGTCGCATCCATCGTGCTGTGGACCACCCTGGACATCACCGGCATCTTCGACCGGGTCAATGACCTGCTGACCGAGATTGCCGGCACCGAAGGCGGAGCCTTCGACCTCCGCGCCTATGCCTCGCTGGGACAGGTCGCCTCGTTCGCGACGATCATCGCCGTCGTCAATGTGGTCCTCCTGACCGCACTGGCCATGCTCTCCGCGGTGCTCTACAACATCTCGGCCACACTGGTCGGCGGCATCGGCGTCACGCTGACCGACGACTAGGATCCGAAGCGGCAGGCCCCTCTCCCAGGAGAGGGGCCTACCGCTTTAACCAGGGGTTCCTGTACCCGCGGGACCGCCGATTTGAAGTTCGGCGGAGGTGTGCTGTAGAGTCTTATCTCGGCCCGAGAGGCAAGAGGGCGTATAGCTCAGGCGGTTAGAGCGCTTCGCTGATAACGAAGAGGTCCCAGGTTCAAGTCCTGGTACGCCCACGGAAATCCTGTTTCCGATCCCACGGGAGGACACTGTGAAGAAGTTGCTGGTATTGGCAGCGGCGATCGCGGGTGCCCTCGCCTACAAGAAGTGGCAGGAATCCGAAGCGGAGAAGTCCGCTTGGAGCAAGGCGACCGATAAGGTCGACTAGCTCAAGTTTCCGCCGGCACTGTCAGCGGAAATCCCCTCGGGGGCATGGCGCAATTGGTAGCGCACCTGCTTTGCAAGCAGGGGGTTAGGGGTTCGAGTCCCCTTGCCTCCACCGAGAAGAGATCCCGGTCCACACGGACCGGGATCTTTTGCTATCCGGACTGAACCCGGGTCCGGTCCGCGGGTTCCGCTGGCCGGGCTCACAAGCAGGCGCTGCCGGCCCGCCGCGGCTCACATCCCGCCGCGCGGGACGACTTGGCGCGTCCTGGCCTGATGCACCCTCCGCAGGAGCTTGGCGGGGTAATAGACGCCCATGAAGATGAGCCTCGGCGCCCGCAGGAGGCGCTTCCTGATTTTGTGGTTGGCGTAAGTCCGGTCGAAGCGCGTGACGTAGTAGCGGTAGTCCTTCGGCGAATCCTCGAGCCTCCGCGCGGACATTCCGCTCACCATCTCCGGGACATAGAGGATCTTGAGCGCGTGGTCGGCCAGATGGACGGAGATGTCGATGTCTTCGTGCATCTCGTCGGTCTCATCGCGGCAGACATCGTTCCGGATGACCATCCAGGCTTCACGGCGGACGGCCATGTTGGATCCGAAGAGGAAGTGGTACTGCTTCTTGGCCAGCTTCAGCACGAACCTGCGCATCTGATCGTCGGCCTGCAGGCCGAAGCGCCGCAGCGGCATGTCGTAGTACAGAACGGGGCCGGTGGCCGCCATGACTTCCGGGTCCGAAAAGGCGTTCTGGACCTGCTCGACCCAGTCTGGTTCCAGAATTGAGTCGGCGTCTATGCGGCCGAGTACGTCGCCCTCAGCCCGGTCCAGTCCGAAATTCCGGGTAGGGATCAGGCCTTGCTCCTCGTCCTGCCGCAGCAGCTTCAGGGGCGCGTCGGGGTACTCGGCCTGCACTTGCCTGACGAGGTCGGCGGTGCCGTCCGTTGATTTATTGTCGACGACGATGATCTCGGCGGCGGGCACGGATTGGTAGAGCGCGGCGAAGAGGCATTGGCGGATGACGGATTCTTCGTTGAAGGCGGGGATCACAATCGAGATGCTCGGTTTGGCTGGCTCCACGCCCCGAATCTATCAATCCGGCTACTGGGGACAAAGAGGGGCCCCTGCTTCACTGAAGCAGGGGCCCCGATTCGAACGGCAGGTCCTACAGCGAGGTATCCTTGCCGTTCTCCTTGGCCTTGGCAGCCTCGTCGGCCGAGGCACGCGCCACGCGGGCTGCGCCTTCCGCCGCGCTGCCGGTCTTGGCAGCATCGGCAGCAGCACTGTTGGCGTCGCCGGAAGCCGCAGCGGCTTCGTGGGCAGCCTCAGCTGACTTCTTGGCAGCGCTTTCCT encodes:
- a CDS encoding DLW-39 family protein, whose translation is MKKLLVLAAAIAGALAYKKWQESEAEKSAWSKATDKVD
- a CDS encoding glycosyltransferase family 2 protein codes for the protein MEPAKPSISIVIPAFNEESVIRQCLFAALYQSVPAAEIIVVDNKSTDGTADLVRQVQAEYPDAPLKLLRQDEEQGLIPTRNFGLDRAEGDVLGRIDADSILEPDWVEQVQNAFSDPEVMAATGPVLYYDMPLRRFGLQADDQMRRFVLKLAKKQYHFLFGSNMAVRREAWMVIRNDVCRDETDEMHEDIDISVHLADHALKILYVPEMVSGMSARRLEDSPKDYRYYVTRFDRTYANHKIRKRLLRAPRLIFMGVYYPAKLLRRVHQARTRQVVPRGGM
- a CDS encoding DUF3566 domain-containing protein — translated: MSTPNTPRPGARPANAPRAGTTRTATPAKPTQRPSAGAAQKPGAARQVPQRPAQRPSNGQGGRPGLVRPAPKAKARRARLLVSKVDPWSVLKMAFLLSVALGIVTVVASIVLWTTLDITGIFDRVNDLLTEIAGTEGGAFDLRAYASLGQVASFATIIAVVNVVLLTALAMLSAVLYNISATLVGGIGVTLTDD
- the gyrA gene encoding DNA gyrase subunit A, whose protein sequence is MSDEETPDLPENATGGDAPLEGEVLTDRVEQVDLQTEMQRSYLDYAMAVIVGRALPDVRDGLKPVHRRVLYAMFDGGYRPERAFNKCARVVGEVMGQYHPHGDSAIYDALVRLIQDWIMRYPLALGQGNFGSPGNDGAAAPRYTETKMAPLAMEMVRDIDEETVDFQDNYDGKNQEPTILPARFPNLLVNGSSGIAVGMATNIPPHNLREVAEGVQWYLDHPEASREELLEALLQRIKGPDFPTGAQILGHKGIEDAYRTGRGSITMRAVVNVEELQGRTCLVVTELPYQANPDNLAVKIADLVKDGKVGGIADMRDETSGRTGQRLVIVLKRDAVAKVVLNNLYKHTQLQENFAANMLAIVDGVPRTLTLDAFVRHWVTHQLEVIVRRTRYRLRKAEEEAHILRGLLKALDALDEVIALIRASATTEEARDGLIGLLDIDELQARAILDMQLRRLAALERQKIQDRHAELERMITEFNRILASEQVQRGIVSDELAEIVAKYGDDRRTQIMMGYGGDMSMEDLIPEEEMVVTITRGGYVKRTRSDNYRSQQRGGKGIRGAQLRGDDIVEHFFVTTTHHWLLFFTNLGRVYRAKTYELAEGGRDAKGQHVANLMAFQPDERIAQVLDLRDYQQAPYLVLATKRGLIKKTRLEDYDTNRSAGVIAINLREGDELVSARLVSETDDLMLVSGRGQSLRFTATDEALRPMGRATSGVTGMKFREDDELLAADVVTDESFVFIVTAGGYAKRTKVEEYRVQGRGGLGIKVGKYQEERGHLVGALIVQEEDEVLVVMASGKVVRSSVTGVPAKGRDTMGVIFAKPDKKDRIIAVARNTERTLTVEDDDEQPAEGLVEVSVVPESAQQATDEVPLNADQLPAEADGAEQGPEDGGNE